A part of Falco naumanni isolate bFalNau1 chromosome 19, bFalNau1.pat, whole genome shotgun sequence genomic DNA contains:
- the TCIM gene encoding transcriptional and immune response regulator: protein MKAKRSYKIPAMSTSLRVSPSVHGYRFDTALRKKAVANIFESINEESLQKLFKNSGDKKAEERAKIILATDQDLEEKTRALMALKQRRKDKLLQFLTFRKYSIKVH from the coding sequence atgaaagcaaagagaagctACAAAATTCCAGCCATGTCCACATCCCTGCGAGTGAGCCCCTCGGTCCACGGCTACCGCTTCGACACAGCCCTGCGCAAGAAAGCCGTGGCCAACATCTTCGAAAGCATCAACGAAGAGTCCCTACAGAAACTCTTCAAAAACTCCGGAGACAagaaggcagaggaaagagCCAAGATAATCCTCGCCACCGATCAGGACTTGGAGGAGAAAACGAGAGCACTAATGGCActaaagcagaggagaaaagacaaGCTGCTTCAGTTCCTGACATTTCGGAAATACTCCATTAAAGTTCACTGA